The following proteins are co-located in the Streptomyces sp. NBC_00435 genome:
- a CDS encoding DinB family protein: MGRMTDQPARWTQASVYPDMWADPDDDPRDNHGTGPGPEGELATLDDFLSGYRLTLRMKCEGLDAEQLARRSVPPSTMSLLGLVRHLAEVERDWRNWITDGDPLPKLYGARDADFHGAVAEQAVVDSAYRDLEREQAATDAALAGHPDLGERVGKDGIAVRELMVHRIDEYARHCGHADLLRECVDGRVGQ, translated from the coding sequence ATGGGGCGCATGACTGATCAACCCGCACGATGGACCCAGGCGAGCGTCTACCCCGACATGTGGGCCGACCCGGACGACGACCCCCGCGACAACCATGGCACCGGACCCGGTCCGGAAGGCGAGCTCGCGACGCTGGACGACTTCCTGTCGGGCTACCGCTTGACGCTGCGGATGAAGTGCGAGGGCCTGGACGCGGAGCAACTGGCCCGCCGGTCGGTCCCGCCGTCGACGATGTCGCTGCTCGGCCTGGTCCGCCACCTGGCCGAGGTGGAACGGGACTGGCGCAACTGGATCACCGACGGCGATCCACTGCCGAAGCTGTACGGCGCGCGTGACGCGGATTTCCACGGAGCCGTGGCCGAGCAGGCCGTGGTCGACTCCGCGTACCGCGACCTGGAGCGCGAGCAGGCGGCCACCGACGCGGCCCTGGCGGGGCATCCGGACCTGGGCGAGCGGGTGGGCAAGGACGGGATCGCGGTACGGGAGCTGATGGTGCACCGGATCGACGAGTACGCCCGGCACTGCGGGCACGCGGACCTGCTGCGCGAGTGCGTCGACGGCAGGGTGGGCCAGTGA
- a CDS encoding GlxA family transcriptional regulator has protein sequence MGLSADPPGPRTLFPVPSSRPHRVAVLVLEGAKPLDVGIPAQVFSNRASMPYEVRVCGAAPGLVTGGDGLSYSVAHGLDALAWADTVFVPGYRFPDREDPPQAVLDALVAAHDRGARLAAISTGAFALAATGLLDGRRATTHWHYTRALAAKRPLVRVDENVLFVDEGSILTSAGAASGIDLCLHILRRDLGVAASNHTARRLVAAPYRSGGQAQYVPRSVPEPLGERFAATREWALHRLGEALTLEVLARHAAVSPRTFSRRFADDTGYTPMQWVMRARIDVARELLERSERSVEQIAADVGLGTGANLRLHFQHILRTSPSEYRRTFAQGE, from the coding sequence ATGGGTTTGTCGGCGGATCCGCCGGGCCCGCGTACGCTCTTCCCCGTGCCGTCCTCCCGCCCCCACCGCGTCGCCGTGCTCGTCCTCGAAGGTGCCAAACCCCTCGACGTCGGCATCCCCGCGCAGGTGTTCTCGAACCGCGCGAGCATGCCCTACGAGGTGCGGGTGTGCGGCGCGGCACCCGGGCTGGTGACCGGTGGTGACGGTCTGTCGTACTCCGTGGCCCACGGCCTCGACGCGCTCGCGTGGGCCGACACCGTCTTCGTGCCCGGCTACCGGTTCCCCGACCGCGAGGACCCGCCGCAGGCCGTGCTCGACGCGCTGGTCGCCGCCCACGACCGGGGAGCACGCCTGGCCGCCATCTCCACGGGAGCCTTCGCACTCGCCGCCACTGGCCTGCTCGACGGCAGGCGCGCCACCACGCACTGGCACTACACGCGGGCCCTCGCGGCGAAACGGCCGCTGGTCCGGGTCGACGAGAACGTCCTGTTCGTCGACGAGGGCAGCATCCTGACCTCCGCCGGCGCCGCCTCGGGCATCGACCTGTGCCTGCACATACTGCGCCGCGACCTCGGGGTGGCCGCCTCGAACCACACGGCCCGGCGGCTGGTCGCGGCCCCCTACCGCAGCGGCGGCCAGGCGCAGTACGTGCCGCGCAGCGTGCCCGAGCCGCTCGGCGAACGGTTCGCCGCCACGCGCGAATGGGCGCTGCACCGGCTCGGCGAGGCCCTCACCCTGGAGGTGCTCGCCCGGCACGCGGCGGTGTCGCCGCGCACGTTCTCGCGGCGCTTCGCGGACGACACCGGGTACACGCCCATGCAGTGGGTGATGCGTGCCCGCATCGACGTGGCCCGCGAACTGCTGGAGCGTTCGGAGCGGAGCGTCGAGCAGATCGCCGCGGACGTCGGCCTCGGTACCGGCGCGAACCTGCGGCTGCACTTCCAGCACATCCTGCGCACTTCGCCGAGCGAGTACCGGCGCACCTTCGCCCAGGGGGAGTGA